The Rahnella aquatilis CIP 78.65 = ATCC 33071 genomic sequence CGTACACGGTCGCAGAAGACTGGAAGGACGCCATGTGGCCGCCGAGTTCCAGGTCTTTCTTGGACGCACGCAGAACGGTCATGATGGCGTTCCAGCGGATAGCGGTACGAATGTTACGTTCCAGCTCCAGGTTACCCGGGTATTCAGGTTCGTCTTCAACAGCGATGGTATTGACGTAGTTACGGCTGGCTGCGCCAGCAGCGACGCTCACGCCGCCCTTACGCGCTTCACTGAGAACCTGATCGATCAGGAACTGTGCACGCTCAACACCTTCTTCACGGATGACCGATTCGATCGCTTGTAGCCAGTCGCGAGTTTCGATCGGATCCACGTCATTATTTACACGTTCTGACATGGTGCTTTTCCTTATCTGTCTCTAATACGTTGGTTTATCTGGAGCCTGTCTTCCTGCGCTCTTTCTAAAACGCGCTTCGCCGCGATGAGAACGCACGAAGACAGGCCCGTCATGTAGTTGCCGTGAGCCCTCAAATGAAGGCTCTAAAAATTAACCCTGATGGTTAACTTTCATCTTTTCGTTGCTGGAGCCGTCGTAAAGACCGATCCCGCCGGGTGTGTTCCCTGCTGAGATCCAGCAAAACTTCTTCAATGAACGCCAGGTGACGGTGAGATGCAGCACGCGCTATTTCTGGTTCCCGTGCAACAATCGCCTCGAAAATACTGGCGCGGTGGTTGCTTACCGTCGCCAGCATTTCCCGGCGTGAGTAAAGCAATTCAAAGTTCTGTCGAACGTTCTTCTCGAGCATCGGCCCCATACAGCGGACCAGATGCAGCAGCACCACATTATGGGCTGCTTCTGTTACAGCGACCTGATACTGCATCACCGCGTCGGCTTCTGCGTCCAGATCTCCGCTGTCTTGTGCGGTCTGAATGACCACATGACAATCGCGAATGCGCTGCAAATCTTCCTCTGTGCCACGAAGCGCCGCGTAATACGCAGCGATCCCTTCAAGGGCATGTCGTGTTTCAAGGAGATCGAATTGTGATTCAGGATGGTCGGCCAGTAACTCAGCCAGCGGATCACTCACGCTTTGCCACAGGTTACTTTGTACGAAAGTACCACCACCCTGACGGCGCAGGAGTAGCCCCTTCCCTTCCAGGCTTTGGATTGCCTCTCTGAGAGAAGGTCGCGATACATCAAACTGTTTGGCCAGTTCGCGCTCTGGCGGAAGCTTTTCCCCAGGCCTCAAGGTGCCTTCGAGGATCAGAAACTCAAGTTGCTGCTCGATCACATCGGATAACTTAGGCTGTCGGATTTTGCTGTAAGCCATATATGTGCGGTTCTCTGCGAGTAGCGACTCTGTAAGTTGCCGGAGTCAATTGGTAATACCAATTTAAAAAACGTGGCCGTAAAGTAACAAAGTATTCACCTTGTGTCCATATGGCTACCCAGTAAATGCGTCGACCCCGCACAATTTAACAAATTTTTATCATTTATTGTTTTTACGCTGCGTGAGATCGCATTTTAGAGATCCAGAACAAATTTCCAGTCAATTTGATTATTTGTTATGCAGATGACGCATAAACCCCGTGCAAACTTTTCCGCATAACATTATTCTTGCCCGAACGGTAGATGATCCTGATTTTTAGGCACAATCCAGCCGTAAATAATTAGATACAAAAAGTGTAATTATCGCCTTACATTCTCTCTAACACACAGAATGTTATGGGTTTTGCCCCAATGACAGAGGACAGGTAAATGGTTGATCAACAACAAGGCGATGAGCTGAAGCGCGGCCTTAAAAACCGCCATATTCAGTTGATTGCATTAGGTGGGGCCGTCGGTACAGGGCTGTTTCTGGGCAGCGCTTCCGTTATTCAGTCCGCAGGGCCGGGGATTATTCTCGGTTATGCCATCGCAGGTTTTATCGCATTCTTAATTATGCGCCAGTTGGGTGAAATGGTGGTTGAAGAGCCGGTTGCCGGTTCGTTCAGTCATTTTGCCTATAAATACTGGGGCGGATTTGCAGGTTTTGCTTCCGGCTGGAATTACTGGGTGCTGTACGTTCTGGTCGCGATGGCCGAACTGACTGCCGTCGGTAAATATATTCAATTCTGGTGGCCGGAAATCCCGACATGGGCTTCTGCTGCGGTTTTCTTCGTGCTGATCAACGCTATCAACCTGACTAACGTTAAAGTGTTTGGCGAGATGGAGTTCTGGTTTGCGATCATCAAAGTGGTTGCCGTGGTGGCCATGATTCTGTTCGGCGGCTGGCTGCTGTTCAGCGATACGGCCGGCCCTCAGGCAACCGTGCGTAACCTGTGGGAGCAAGGCGGTTTCCTGCCACATGGTATGACCGGGCTGGTGATGATGATGGCGATCATCATGTTCTCCTTCGGTGGCCTGGAACTGGTTGGGATCACTGCTGCTGAAGCCGATAATCCGGAAACCAGCATTCCTAAAGCGACCAATCAGGTTATCTACCGTATTCTGATTTTCTATGTGGGCTCACTGGCCGTCTTGCTTTCCCTGATGCCATGGACCCGTGTCGGGCCGGATACCAGCCCGTTTGTGCTGATCTTCCATGACCTGGGTGATGCGCTGGTGGCTAACGCCCTGAACGTGGTGATCCTGACGGCGGCGCTGTCGGTGTATAACAGCTGTGTTTACTGTAACAGCCGCATGTTGTTTGGTCTGGCTCAGCAAGGCAATGCGCCAAAAGCATTGCTCAACGTCGACAAGCGCGGCGTGCCGGTGGCCTCTATCCTGGTGTCTGCGGCCACCACTGCGTTGTGCGTGCTGATTAACTACCTGATGCCGGGCGAAGCGTTTGGCTTGCTGATGGCGCTGGTGGTTTCCGCACTGGTCATCAACTGGGCAATGATCAGCCTTGCACACATCAAATTCCGTCAGGCGAAACGTCGTGAAGGTGTGGAACCTAAGTTCAAAGCCCTGCTGTATCCGGTGGGGAACTACATCTGTCTGCTGTTTATGGCGGCGATTCTGGTGATCATGGCTATCACTCCGGGCATGGCGATCTCCGTGTGGCTGATCCCTGTCTGGCTGGTGGTGCTGGGCATTGGTTACTGGATCAAGAATCAGCAAAGCGGGAAATCCGTTAACGCTTAAGCAAGAGTAATCATTTAAAATCCTCAGACGCCCCGGTTAAGTGCCTTGCCGGGGCGTCCTGTTATACAGGTCACACTTTTTCTGAGATGACCAAATCGTCCATCTTCATGACTCTTACCTCCTGACTCTTATTCCCTTTCTAAGCCAATACTCTGGGCTATCAAACAGTTTTTTAACAACTGTCCTTTTGACATCTATCCGGAGAGAACATCCATGAAGGAAGGCGCGCTGTCGTTCAAAGAGAAAGTGGCGTACGGCATGGGAGATGCGGGCTGCAATATGATTGGCGGCGCCATCATGCTGTTTCTTAATTATTTTTACACCGATGTCTTCGGTTTAGCTCCGGCACTGGTTGGCGTATTGCTGCTATCAGTGCGTGTTATCGACGCCGTCACCGACCCGATAATGGGCGCAATTGCTGACCGCACCACGACGCGCTGGGGCCGTTTCCGCCCTTATTTGTTATGGGTTTCGGTGCCATATGTGCTGTTCAGCGTGCTGATGTTCACCACGCCGGAATGGAGCTACAACAGCAAAGTTATCTATGCGTTTGTTACCTACTTCCTGATGTCCCTGACTTACACCGCCATCAACATCCCCTACTGCTCGCTGGGCGGCGTCATTACTGCCGATCCGCATGAGCGTGTTGCCTGTCAGTCTTACCGCTTCTTTATGGTGGGTATCGCAACGTTGATCCTGTCTTCCACCTTGCTGCCGATGGCCGACTTTTTCGGTGGCGCAGACAAAGCCAAGGGCTACCAGATGTCGATGGGCGTGATGGCGATCATCGCGCTGTTTATGTTCCTGTTCTGCTTCAGCTCGGTAAAAGAGCGTATTCAGCCTGCGGTGCCTTCTAAACACGCCTTAAAATCTGACCTGAAAGATGTGTGGAAAAACGACCAGTGGGTACGCATCCTGCTGCTGACGTTCTGCAACGTGTGTCCGGGCTTTATCCGTATGGCGGCCACTATGTATTACGTGACGTGGGTAATGGAGAAATCCACCTCATTCGCCAGTATGTTTATCAGCCTGGGTGTCGTGGGCATGATGATCGGCAGCGCGCTGGCAAAACCGCTGACCGACAAATACTGCAAACTGAAAGTGTTCTTCTGGGCCAACATCATCCTGACCATTTTCTCCTGCGGATTCTATTTCCTCGACCCGCACGCCACGACGCTTATTCTGGTGGCGTACTTCATCCTCAATATCATGCACCAGCTCCCTTCCCCGCTGCACTGGTCGCTGATGGCCGACGTTGACGATTACGGCGAATGGAAAACCGGCAAACGTGTTACCGGCATCAGCTTCTCCGGTAACCTGTTCTTCCTGAAATGCGGACTGGCGGTAGCGGGCGCGATGGTCGGCTTCCTGCTCTCCGCCTATGGTTACAACGCCGGTGCGGCGCAGCAAAGCGATCATGCCATCAACGGCATCATGTTGCTGTTCACCATCATTCCGGGCGTGGGTTATCTGATTACTGCCGGTGTTGTACGTTTACTGAAAGTGGATCGCGAAACCATGCGCACCATTCAGGCCGATCTGGAAATCCGCCGCCGTAATTACCGCGAGCTGAATGAATATCACGATGCGAAAAATGCCGTGGACGCGGACACACTGAGCGTCCCACTGACCAGCAAGGAGCTGAAACATGAGTAATTATCCAAACCCGCTGATTGAGCAGCGCGCAGATCCGCATATCTGGCTGCACAGCGACGGGCACTATTACTTTATCGCGTCGGTGCCGGAATATGACCGGCTGGAGATCCGCCGCTCACCGACATTGGCAGGGCTTGCACAGGCACCCGCCATCGTCGTCTGGCACAAGCCAGACACCGGCCCGATGAGTGCGCTGATCTGGGCACCGGAACTGCATTTTATCGACGGACAATGGGTCATCTACTACGCGGCCGCACCGTCGCAGGAAATCGTCGACGGTTTATTCCAGCACAGAATGTATGCGCTGGTCTGCGAAGACCCCGATCCGCTCAGCGGAACATGGCAGGAGAAAGGCCGGATCCAGACGCCGATCGACAGTTTCTCGCTCGATGCCACTCATTTTGAGCATCAGGGCAAAAGCTATTATTTGTGGGCGCAGAAAGACCCGGAAATTCGCGGAAACTCCAATCTTTATCTGGCCGAAATGGAAACCCCGTGGACGCTGAAATCACCTCCGGTCATGCTCAGCAAGCCTGAACTGGACTGGGAAATCATCGGTTTTTGGGTTAATGAAGGCCCTGCGGTGATCAAACACGGCGATAAGATTTTCATCACCTATTCCGCCAGCGCCACCGACGAAAATTACTGTATCGGCCTGCTCAGCGCAGACATCAACAGCAACTTGATGGATCCTGCGAGCTGGCATAAATCCCGGCGCCCGGTATTCAGTACTCAGACGCAGAACCGGCAGTTCGGCCCCGGCCACAACAGCTTCACCCGCAACGAACAGGGCGAAGATGTGCTGGTATATCACGCCCGAAATTACACCGAAATTGAGGGTGATCCGCTGTACGACCCGAACCGGCATACACGCATTAAAACCTTCCGCTGGGATGAAAACGGCATGCCCGATTTCGGTGAACCCGCCGCCGATAACCGTCCGCTGACTTTACAAAAGCAGCACTGACAAAAAGCAAAAAGCCCGGCCAATAAAATGTACCGGGCTTTTTTGCGATACTGGATATTAAAAGTTAATTAAATCAAGGTGCCATAAATCGTTAGCAGCGCCACGACCACCAGAATGATCATCGTCACTTTACGTGCAAGGCTCACGGCAGCACGAGGCGTCTGTACCGGATCGGTATGCGGATCGCGCGCCAGAGAGAACTGCGCCAGCCGCGTTAAGACATGATATTGCGAAGAGTGAATATCGCCCAGCGAAGCAAACCAGGCAGGTAAGGCTCTCTCGCCGTGACCAAGCAATGCATAAGCCACACCGGCCAGGCGAACCGGGATCCAGTCCATAATATGCAGCAGGGCATCGACGCCGGACTGGGAACGTTTCAGCGGCGGCATATGACGCGCCAGCCAGGTCTGATAACCGCGCAATACGGCATACCCCCCCAACGCTATGGGTCCGTAAGGCCCACAGACCACGAACCAGAACAACGGTCCCAGGTAGTAGCGATAGTTAATCCAAAGCAGCGCATTTTGCAGCTCTCTCAGACGGGCTTCTTCGCTGCAGTCTGTCGGTAACCCGTGGATCAAGGCCAGTTCTTCTGCCATTTCCTTACAGGCATCGACATCCCCCTGACGGGCGGACTTAAGATAAGCGCGATAATGCTTGCGTTTGATGCCCGCGCCAATGCACAGCAGGCATAAAATCACCCACAAAATCAGGGTTGGCACACCAAAGAAGATCCCCTGCACGGCGCGCAATATCGCCCAGATGATCACCATCCAGACAATCATAATAGCCAGCGTTTTAGTCAGAGAAGCCTGCCGGCCTCGGCGGAAAATCACCTCAAACCGATGATCCAACTGCCAGTGTTCACCCAGTTTGAACAAGCGTTCCCAAGCCAGCACCAGGAGCAAAGTAAATAACGTCATCGATTGTCACTCTCTCTCAACACACCACACCCGTAAAACAGACACCTAAGTCCGGTTTATCACAGGTCAGAAAGGTTATTCTGCCCTACCGGCAGCGCTAACAGCTTGCGATAAAATGCCCAGTCGAATTCAGGGCCGGGATCAGTCTTACGCCCGGGAGCAATATCACTGTGTCCGGTAATCGCATCAAGACTAATGGGATAGTGCTTAATTAACAACTCAGTAACGGCGGCCAGGCCGTGATATTGAGCGTCAGTAAAAGGCTCAAAATCCGTCCCTTCCAGCTCAATGCCAATCGAAAAGTCATTACAGCGCTCACGCCCCTGCCAGCGGGATACACCCGCATGCCAGGCACGTTTATCAAAGGGCACATATTGCACAATCTCACCATCACGACGAATTAAACAATGCGCAGCAACGCGTAAGTGACTGATCCCTTCAAAATAAGGATCATCCTGCGGATTCAGCGTGCCGGTAAATAATTGATCAATATAAGGACCGCCGAATTTTCCAGGCGGCAAACTGATGTTATGGATCACCAGCAGTGAGGGAATTTCATCTTCAGGACGGAGATCAAAATGCGGGGAAACGACCTGCCGGGCTTCAGTTATCCAGCCTTGTTTTAAGTGCATCAAAGACCTCAATGATGTGCTCAGGTGGTACTTATCACAGCAACAGGGTAGCATGTTTTTTTCTCCTTCTTATCCGCCATTTCGGAGTATTTGTATGTCTACCCGCAGCTACAGCCCTGAAAGTCGCCGCGCCCAGTTACTCGAACGTATCCAGAACGATATTCCTTCTCTTGTTACTCAGGCTCTCGGTGAGGATCTGGGGGGCGAAGCCAATGCCAACAATGACTTAACAGCTCAACTGTTGCCGCAAGACAAAAATGCTACCGCCACCATCATCACCCGCGAAGCCGGTGTTTTCTGCGGCCAGCGCTGGCTGGACGAAGTTTTTATCCAGCTGGCTGGCGATAAAATCACCGTCAAATGGCATGTCAAAGACGGCGACCCTGTTTCTGAAAACCAGACCTTATGTGAACTCTCAGGTTCCGCACGTCTGCTGCTGACTGGCGAACGTACCGCGCTGAACTTTGTGCAAACCCTGTCCGGCGTGGCAACCGAAGTGAATCATTATGTGAAAATCCTTGAGGGCACAAAAACTCAGTTGCTCGATACCCGCAAAACCTTGCCCGGCCTGCGAACGGCACTCAAATATGCTGTGTTATGCGGTGGCGGAAGCAATCACCGCCTTGGTCTTGCCGATGCGTTTCTGATTAAAGAAAACCACATCATTGCCTGTGGCTCGATAAAAGCCGCCGTGGAACGTGCCTTGTGGATCCACGCCGACGTGCCCGTCGAAGTAGAAGTCGAATCCATCGATGAACTTCAGCAGGCGCTGGATGCGGGTGCTGATATTATCATGCTGGATAACTTCACCGTGCCGATGATGCGGGAAGGCGTTGCCCTGACCGCGGGCCGTGCGCTACTTGAAGTCTCCGGTAACGTGACGGAAAAAACGCTACGCCAATTCGCGGAAACTGGCGTGGATTACATTTCTGTCGGCGCACTGACTAAGCATGTCAGAGCCATGGATCTCTCCATGCGCTTCAGCTAATTGCTGCATTGTTGCCCCTGAATTCCTTTCCAGGGGCAACACGACTTCCTTCGCTCTATTTCATCTTGCCGCATTACCCTCGCATTCTCCCCTTCTGGCCACCATCACCTTTTTCATTTCATCTTTATAGTTGCGAGACATCACGCAAATGTTTTGCCTGCCTTGCAGGCATACCTATTTATCCTGGAAGACATCCTGGAAAAGCCAGCAATGGTGCTGGAGTCAGGTTTTTTCTCCGTTTAGTTTGCTGCCTGAGAAACAACAACGCAGTCTTACGAAACGGAGAATGCCATGAATCACCGGCAACAAGGATTTACCCTCATTGAACTGATGGTAGTGATCGCGATTATTGCGATCCTCAGTGCCATCGGCATACCCGCTTACCAGAGTTATATCCAGAAAGCAGCCATGACCGATATGCTGCAAATGATGGTGCCCTACAAAACCGGTGTCGAACTGTGCGTCATCGATACAGGTACGCTGACGAGTTGCAGCGCTGGCAGTCAGGGCATTCCGGCGGCAGCGACCAGTCGTTATGTCAGTCAGATTCAGGTTAATTCGGGCATCATTTCACTGACCGGTCAGCAGGCATTGGACGGCCTCAGCGTTGTGATGACACCGGCCCAGGACAATCAGGCAGGCGGTATTACGTGGAGCAGAATCTGCACCAATTCCAGTAATGCTTCGATGGTTGAAGCTTGCGAAAGCGTTTTCCGGTTTGACACCACAGGAGCGCCATAATGAGCGATATCCCCCTGCGCCCAGAGTCTCCATCCATTAACGACCGCCTGCAAAGTGAAGCGTCACTTGAAGCATTGTGTCAGCGCTACAAAGCCGTTGTGTTGCATCGTGACAACCAGACGCTTCATGTTGCATGCCATGAAACAGAGGCAGACACGGAGGCATTAAGTAATGTACTGCGCTTTGCCACGGGCTTAAAAGTGCAGCTTGAACGCTGGCCACAAACACGGCTCGAACAAGTCATGGAGCAAGGCAATTCCGAAATAAAGGAGAAAACGGCCTCAGACGATTCATGGTCATCCTCGAAAACTGATGAAAGCAATGAGCTGAATAATCAAAGCGATGCCCCGGTCATTAATGTCCTCAATCAGATACTGAGGCTGGCAATCACCCGCAGGGCTTCAGATATACACTTTGAACCCTACGAACACAGTTTTCGGGTTCGGATGAGAATTGACGGAGTATTGCAGGAAGTCCCCGGCCCTGAATTTTCGATGGCAGCGGGTGTGTGCGCACGACTAAAGATTATGGGGCAGCTGAATGTCGCTGAGCGCCGGTTACCACAAGATGGTCAGATCTCAGTCATGCTGCAAAATCAAAGATATTCCATGAGAGTATCTTCTCTGCCGACCTTACACGGTGAGAAGATCGTGCTGCGCATTCTGCACATGACTCAGCAGGATCTCTCTATGTCACAACTTGGTTTTACGCCACGAGACCTGGACTTTTTCAAAGCCGCACTGAAACATCCACAAGGGCTAATTCTGGTCACCGGCCCGACAGGCAGCGGGAAAACGGTAACGCTTTACAGCGGCCTTCGTCACCTGAATGCCATCTCCCGCAATATTTGCAGCGTGGAAGATCCCATTGAGATCCCGGTCAGTGGCATAAATCAGACTCAGATTAACAGCAAAACAGATCTCAGCTTCGCCAGCGTCCTGCGTGCGTTGTTACGTCAGGATCCTGATGTAATTATGGTTGGCGAAATCAGAGACAAAGAAACGGCCGAAATTGCCGTAAAGGCAGCACAAACCGGGCATCTGGTGCTTTCGACTCTTCACACGAATTCAACCTGCGAAACACTGATCCGCCTCCGACAAATGGGGATTGAAGGTTTCCATATTGCCGCCAGTTTACGTCTTGTGATTGCTCAGCGGCTGGTACGAAAATTGTGCCCCCATTGCCGCAAACCGCACAAGTCGCTGGTTGAAAAAGACGCTGATGGCAGAAGCGGCTATATGCAGTTATGGCTATCCGCTGGATGCCATCAATGCTTTTCGGGCTATTACGGGCGTACCGGTATTTATGAAACGCTGAACATAACACCCCGGTTACAGCAGGCGCTGGTAGCAGAGGCAAGTGTGAACGAGCTGAGTAAAATTGCCCGCGAACAAGGTCAAAAGACGTTGCAGGAAGCCGGTATGTTGCTGGTCGAACAAGGTATTACCTCACTTGAAGAACTTTATCGTGTTACCGGTGAAGGCGAGGCTACATGAAAACTGACGGTGACGCTCTCCGGTCCTGGCGGCTATACCACTGGCAGGCCATCGACACACTGGGAAGCATTCAGCAAGATCATTGCATTGAGGTGGATAAAGACGGAATTTACCAGCAGCTTTTTGCTGCTGGTTTGCAACCGCTGAAAATCAGAATGAAGCAGCGGTTGGGACGGCGTTTCTGGAAAAATCAGGAACGAGTTGCTTTCGTCAGGCAACTCGCAACGCTGTTACAAGCCGGGCTGCCGCTGGTAAATAGCCTGACCTTACTGGCCAATGAACACCTGAAACCCGCATGGCATTGTGTATTGCTAAATATTGCGAAAGGCGTTCGCGAAGGAAAACCGCTGTCGGTAACACTGAATCATTATCCGGATGTTTTTCCAGATATTTACAGACAAATAATTGCTATTGGTGAGCTCACGGGACAACTGGACAAATGCTGCCTGCAACTGGCAACTCAGCAGGAGCAACAAGCTGAGTTAAGAAGCAAAGTGAAAAAGGCGCTGCGGTATCCGCTGATTGTCAGCGTTATTGCAATGGTGGTTACTCTGTTGATGCTGACTTTAGTGTTGCCTGAGTTTGCCAAAATCTATGCTTCTTTTAATGCCGAACTCCCCTGGTTTACACGCATGCTGGTCATTGCTTCTGGCACCCTCCTCAGCACCGGTCCCTGGCTGGCAGGTATTTTGTTGCTTTGCTGTTTCGGCTATCTGCAAAAGTTGCACCCGCTTAAGCACTGGCAACTGCGCGAGCAGATGCTACTGCTCAGGTTGCCTCTGACATCGCGGCTGGTGACAGACAGTTGCCTCAGCCAGATATTTCAAACGCTGGCAATGACACAGCACGCTGGAATGACGTTAATTGCCGGACTTGCCGCAGCGTCTGCATCAATGTCCAATCTGCATTTTCAGGCCGCACTGAGCCAGATACGTGAGCAAATCATGCAAGGGACACCTTTACACAAAGCTTTCGGCCAGTCGCCGCTGTTCCCAACCTTATGCCATCAGTTGATAAAAATCGGTGAAGAATCAGGGTCGCTGGACGAATTGCTGTTGAAACTCGCGCATCTGCATCATGACAAAGCTAACTCGCTGGCCGACACATTGTCACAAACAATTGAGCCGGTACTCATGGCCGTAATGGGATTGATTGTCGGTGGACTGGTGATTGCGATGTATTTGCCCATTTTCCAGCTGGGTTCGGTGATGGGGTAAATCAGAGAGGAGGAAAAGCGGCGAAACATGTTTCGCCGCGATGGCGGCAGTATGCTTACTTACTTGCCAAACAGACGGTTTTCCTGTTCCGCGACGCGGATAAAGGTGGTGCGCTTGGTCAGTTCTTTCAGGCGCTCTGCACCGA encodes the following:
- the ampD gene encoding 1,6-anhydro-N-acetylmuramyl-L-alanine amidase AmpD, translated to MHLKQGWITEARQVVSPHFDLRPEDEIPSLLVIHNISLPPGKFGGPYIDQLFTGTLNPQDDPYFEGISHLRVAAHCLIRRDGEIVQYVPFDKRAWHAGVSRWQGRERCNDFSIGIELEGTDFEPFTDAQYHGLAAVTELLIKHYPISLDAITGHSDIAPGRKTDPGPEFDWAFYRKLLALPVGQNNLSDL
- the ampE gene encoding beta-lactamase regulator AmpE, with product MTLFTLLLVLAWERLFKLGEHWQLDHRFEVIFRRGRQASLTKTLAIMIVWMVIIWAILRAVQGIFFGVPTLILWVILCLLCIGAGIKRKHYRAYLKSARQGDVDACKEMAEELALIHGLPTDCSEEARLRELQNALLWINYRYYLGPLFWFVVCGPYGPIALGGYAVLRGYQTWLARHMPPLKRSQSGVDALLHIMDWIPVRLAGVAYALLGHGERALPAWFASLGDIHSSQYHVLTRLAQFSLARDPHTDPVQTPRAAVSLARKVTMIILVVVALLTIYGTLI
- a CDS encoding family 43 glycosylhydrolase, whose product is MSNYPNPLIEQRADPHIWLHSDGHYYFIASVPEYDRLEIRRSPTLAGLAQAPAIVVWHKPDTGPMSALIWAPELHFIDGQWVIYYAAAPSQEIVDGLFQHRMYALVCEDPDPLSGTWQEKGRIQTPIDSFSLDATHFEHQGKSYYLWAQKDPEIRGNSNLYLAEMETPWTLKSPPVMLSKPELDWEIIGFWVNEGPAVIKHGDKIFITYSASATDENYCIGLLSADINSNLMDPASWHKSRRPVFSTQTQNRQFGPGHNSFTRNEQGEDVLVYHARNYTEIEGDPLYDPNRHTRIKTFRWDENGMPDFGEPAADNRPLTLQKQH
- a CDS encoding glycoside-pentoside-hexuronide (GPH):cation symporter — protein: MKEGALSFKEKVAYGMGDAGCNMIGGAIMLFLNYFYTDVFGLAPALVGVLLLSVRVIDAVTDPIMGAIADRTTTRWGRFRPYLLWVSVPYVLFSVLMFTTPEWSYNSKVIYAFVTYFLMSLTYTAINIPYCSLGGVITADPHERVACQSYRFFMVGIATLILSSTLLPMADFFGGADKAKGYQMSMGVMAIIALFMFLFCFSSVKERIQPAVPSKHALKSDLKDVWKNDQWVRILLLTFCNVCPGFIRMAATMYYVTWVMEKSTSFASMFISLGVVGMMIGSALAKPLTDKYCKLKVFFWANIILTIFSCGFYFLDPHATTLILVAYFILNIMHQLPSPLHWSLMADVDDYGEWKTGKRVTGISFSGNLFFLKCGLAVAGAMVGFLLSAYGYNAGAAQQSDHAINGIMLLFTIIPGVGYLITAGVVRLLKVDRETMRTIQADLEIRRRNYRELNEYHDAKNAVDADTLSVPLTSKELKHE
- the ppdD gene encoding prepilin peptidase-dependent pilin — translated: MNHRQQGFTLIELMVVIAIIAILSAIGIPAYQSYIQKAAMTDMLQMMVPYKTGVELCVIDTGTLTSCSAGSQGIPAAATSRYVSQIQVNSGIISLTGQQALDGLSVVMTPAQDNQAGGITWSRICTNSSNASMVEACESVFRFDTTGAP
- the aroP gene encoding aromatic amino acid transporter AroP, which gives rise to MVDQQQGDELKRGLKNRHIQLIALGGAVGTGLFLGSASVIQSAGPGIILGYAIAGFIAFLIMRQLGEMVVEEPVAGSFSHFAYKYWGGFAGFASGWNYWVLYVLVAMAELTAVGKYIQFWWPEIPTWASAAVFFVLINAINLTNVKVFGEMEFWFAIIKVVAVVAMILFGGWLLFSDTAGPQATVRNLWEQGGFLPHGMTGLVMMMAIIMFSFGGLELVGITAAEADNPETSIPKATNQVIYRILIFYVGSLAVLLSLMPWTRVGPDTSPFVLIFHDLGDALVANALNVVILTAALSVYNSCVYCNSRMLFGLAQQGNAPKALLNVDKRGVPVASILVSAATTALCVLINYLMPGEAFGLLMALVVSALVINWAMISLAHIKFRQAKRREGVEPKFKALLYPVGNYICLLFMAAILVIMAITPGMAISVWLIPVWLVVLGIGYWIKNQQSGKSVNA
- the pdhR gene encoding pyruvate dehydrogenase complex transcriptional repressor PdhR yields the protein MAYSKIRQPKLSDVIEQQLEFLILEGTLRPGEKLPPERELAKQFDVSRPSLREAIQSLEGKGLLLRRQGGGTFVQSNLWQSVSDPLAELLADHPESQFDLLETRHALEGIAAYYAALRGTEEDLQRIRDCHVVIQTAQDSGDLDAEADAVMQYQVAVTEAAHNVVLLHLVRCMGPMLEKNVRQNFELLYSRREMLATVSNHRASIFEAIVAREPEIARAASHRHLAFIEEVLLDLSREHTRRDRSLRRLQQRKDES
- the nadC gene encoding carboxylating nicotinate-nucleotide diphosphorylase; translated protein: MSTRSYSPESRRAQLLERIQNDIPSLVTQALGEDLGGEANANNDLTAQLLPQDKNATATIITREAGVFCGQRWLDEVFIQLAGDKITVKWHVKDGDPVSENQTLCELSGSARLLLTGERTALNFVQTLSGVATEVNHYVKILEGTKTQLLDTRKTLPGLRTALKYAVLCGGGSNHRLGLADAFLIKENHIIACGSIKAAVERALWIHADVPVEVEVESIDELQQALDAGADIIMLDNFTVPMMREGVALTAGRALLEVSGNVTEKTLRQFAETGVDYISVGALTKHVRAMDLSMRFS
- the hofC gene encoding protein transport protein HofC yields the protein MKTDGDALRSWRLYHWQAIDTLGSIQQDHCIEVDKDGIYQQLFAAGLQPLKIRMKQRLGRRFWKNQERVAFVRQLATLLQAGLPLVNSLTLLANEHLKPAWHCVLLNIAKGVREGKPLSVTLNHYPDVFPDIYRQIIAIGELTGQLDKCCLQLATQQEQQAELRSKVKKALRYPLIVSVIAMVVTLLMLTLVLPEFAKIYASFNAELPWFTRMLVIASGTLLSTGPWLAGILLLCCFGYLQKLHPLKHWQLREQMLLLRLPLTSRLVTDSCLSQIFQTLAMTQHAGMTLIAGLAAASASMSNLHFQAALSQIREQIMQGTPLHKAFGQSPLFPTLCHQLIKIGEESGSLDELLLKLAHLHHDKANSLADTLSQTIEPVLMAVMGLIVGGLVIAMYLPIFQLGSVMG
- the gspE gene encoding type II secretion system protein GspE, with protein sequence MSDIPLRPESPSINDRLQSEASLEALCQRYKAVVLHRDNQTLHVACHETEADTEALSNVLRFATGLKVQLERWPQTRLEQVMEQGNSEIKEKTASDDSWSSSKTDESNELNNQSDAPVINVLNQILRLAITRRASDIHFEPYEHSFRVRMRIDGVLQEVPGPEFSMAAGVCARLKIMGQLNVAERRLPQDGQISVMLQNQRYSMRVSSLPTLHGEKIVLRILHMTQQDLSMSQLGFTPRDLDFFKAALKHPQGLILVTGPTGSGKTVTLYSGLRHLNAISRNICSVEDPIEIPVSGINQTQINSKTDLSFASVLRALLRQDPDVIMVGEIRDKETAEIAVKAAQTGHLVLSTLHTNSTCETLIRLRQMGIEGFHIAASLRLVIAQRLVRKLCPHCRKPHKSLVEKDADGRSGYMQLWLSAGCHQCFSGYYGRTGIYETLNITPRLQQALVAEASVNELSKIAREQGQKTLQEAGMLLVEQGITSLEELYRVTGEGEAT